A region of Solidesulfovibrio fructosivorans JJ] DNA encodes the following proteins:
- a CDS encoding sigma-54-dependent Fis family transcriptional regulator yields MKVHDIMQHNAHFLRKDDTLREAAALFRGSGVGGAQVLGDSGYPETIFTSDDLIRALAGGANLSDPVSHHAHRHICAVQPDTPVDEIAWYENRFLAVVDSLSRIMGCVDASRLLPELAPGLADGTEPWSRALARFPEPLLLCDHKGAIGWANDAAKLVLGAAARRGAGLRQALAGAGFDVEDDPVEPEAVALAVRDDSRYVTLRWQVPDPFSQSAEPCRMVWLRDVNDRHAVLGKLRGLRDLSRELRSIIDSSFDGIFITDGEGVTLQINRAYERITGIRAEEVVGRSMRELVREGFYDQSVTLLVLESLKTETIIQKVKRGKTIVVTGNPILDEKGKLWRVVTNVRDVTELQRLQEELEKMSALHERYRMELDSLRKSIGQGGRIVVRSKRMRDVYEQALRLAQVDSTVLILGESGVGKEVVASIIHEHSPRNDKPFVKISCAAIPEALLESELFGYVQGAFTGACRAGKPGVFELAHQGTLFLDEIGELPLGLQAKLLRVLQERKVLRLGEVRPTDVDVRIMAASNRDLETMMRHGLFRSDLYYRLSVVPVVVPPLRERREAIFDFIYRFLGSFNRKYGLSRQIDPEACDYLAACSWPGNVRQLENTMERLVVLCQGDVITREAATRALVTAKGGDDAENTIETGLRGILETAEREAIRQALTTHGSTRKAARALKVNQSTIVRKAHRYGLSEA; encoded by the coding sequence ATGAAAGTCCACGACATCATGCAGCACAACGCGCATTTTCTGCGCAAGGACGACACGCTGCGCGAGGCTGCCGCGCTTTTTCGCGGCAGCGGCGTGGGCGGGGCGCAGGTGCTTGGCGATTCCGGCTATCCGGAAACGATATTCACCAGCGACGACCTCATCCGCGCCCTGGCCGGCGGGGCCAACCTGTCCGACCCGGTCTCCCACCATGCCCACCGGCACATCTGCGCCGTGCAGCCCGACACGCCGGTCGACGAGATCGCCTGGTACGAGAACCGGTTTCTGGCCGTGGTCGACAGCCTGAGCCGCATCATGGGCTGCGTGGACGCCTCGCGTCTTTTGCCCGAGCTTGCGCCCGGCTTGGCCGATGGGACCGAACCCTGGTCCCGCGCCCTGGCCCGCTTTCCCGAGCCGTTGCTGTTGTGCGACCACAAGGGGGCCATCGGCTGGGCCAACGACGCGGCCAAACTGGTCCTCGGCGCCGCCGCCCGCCGGGGCGCGGGCCTGCGCCAAGCGCTGGCGGGGGCCGGCTTCGACGTGGAAGACGATCCGGTGGAGCCGGAGGCGGTGGCGCTGGCCGTGCGCGACGACTCCCGTTACGTGACCCTGCGCTGGCAGGTGCCGGACCCCTTCAGCCAGAGCGCCGAGCCCTGCCGCATGGTCTGGCTGCGCGACGTCAACGACCGCCATGCCGTGCTCGGCAAGCTGCGCGGCCTGCGCGATTTGTCCCGGGAGCTGCGCTCCATTATCGACTCCTCCTTCGACGGGATATTCATCACCGACGGCGAAGGCGTCACCTTACAGATCAACCGCGCCTACGAGCGCATCACCGGCATCCGCGCCGAGGAAGTGGTCGGACGCAGCATGCGCGAGCTGGTGCGCGAGGGGTTTTACGACCAGTCCGTCACCCTGCTCGTGCTGGAATCGCTCAAGACCGAAACCATCATCCAGAAGGTCAAGCGCGGCAAAACCATCGTGGTCACGGGCAACCCCATCCTGGACGAGAAAGGCAAGCTGTGGCGGGTGGTGACCAATGTGCGCGACGTCACCGAGTTGCAGAGGCTCCAGGAAGAGCTGGAGAAAATGAGCGCCCTGCACGAGCGCTACCGCATGGAGCTCGATTCGCTGCGCAAGAGCATCGGCCAGGGCGGGCGCATCGTGGTGCGCTCCAAGCGCATGCGCGACGTTTACGAGCAGGCGTTGCGCCTGGCCCAGGTGGACTCCACGGTGCTGATCCTCGGCGAATCCGGGGTGGGCAAGGAGGTGGTGGCCTCCATCATCCACGAGCACAGTCCGCGCAACGACAAGCCGTTCGTCAAGATCAGCTGCGCGGCCATCCCGGAAGCGTTGCTCGAATCCGAGCTTTTCGGCTATGTCCAGGGGGCTTTTACCGGGGCCTGCCGGGCCGGCAAGCCCGGGGTGTTCGAGTTGGCCCACCAGGGCACGCTTTTCCTCGACGAGATCGGCGAACTGCCGCTGGGACTGCAAGCCAAGCTGTTGCGCGTGCTCCAGGAACGCAAGGTGCTGCGCCTGGGCGAGGTGCGTCCGACCGATGTGGACGTACGCATCATGGCCGCCAGCAACCGGGACCTGGAAACCATGATGCGCCACGGACTGTTCCGTAGCGACCTCTACTACCGCTTGAGCGTCGTGCCGGTGGTCGTGCCGCCGCTTCGGGAACGGCGCGAGGCCATTTTCGATTTCATCTACCGCTTCCTGGGGAGCTTCAACCGCAAGTATGGCCTCAGCCGCCAGATCGATCCCGAAGCCTGCGACTATCTGGCCGCCTGCTCCTGGCCGGGCAACGTGCGGCAGCTCGAAAACACCATGGAGCGGCTGGTGGTCCTGTGCCAGGGCGACGTGATCACGCGGGAGGCGGCAACCCGGGCCTTGGTCACGGCCAAGGGCGGCGATGACGCCGAGAACACCATCGAAACCGGGCTGCGCGGCATCCTGGAGACCGCAGAACGGGAAGCCATCCGGCAAGCCTTGACCACGCACGGCTCCACGCGCAAAGCGGCTCGGGCGCTCAAGGTCAACCAGTCGACCATCGTTCGCAAAGCGCATCGCTACGGCTTGTCCGAGGCCTGA
- a CDS encoding solute carrier family 23 protein, which produces MAVQSVRRTPENEAPYLPLWKLKLRLPGIHYRWEWADYVQGLVMCAVCLSIIPVLQDTLGMPFEVALAIVILNGFLYLWHSLFGDPVVPGWVTPAIPLLIAYCLTYPMGPERMHALIAFELMLGIWCLFLGVTGLARTVIGLIPRAVKSGVILGAGIAAIQLIFKEGGKFYTMPITISVCALVALFMMYNPLFRGWSTKNAAVKLAANLGILPAIVAAIVIAPLVGEAPFEIQWGFSHPAFTTLWTDWVPWGTLGWPSLSMYLKSIPLVLAAYIVIFGDAVQAQGIIRDADAKRPDEHVDYNPDRAHLIVGARNTFMSFMGPDVSMCGPIWAAMTVVTYERWKTGRESMDSIFGGVAAFRWGTFTGYWLLPIVSMTRPILPAALSLTMIIQGFVSVYIGAREAKSLKDLGIGGMVAGILISKGAAWAFGAGLVVCFIIYALDFFRGDTTAAPIWAEDLQRALDAEADELAGEKSVA; this is translated from the coding sequence ATGGCAGTGCAAAGCGTCAGACGGACCCCTGAGAACGAAGCGCCCTACCTTCCCCTGTGGAAATTGAAACTGCGCCTTCCCGGCATCCACTATCGCTGGGAATGGGCCGACTATGTGCAGGGCCTGGTCATGTGCGCGGTGTGCCTGTCGATCATCCCGGTGCTCCAGGATACCCTCGGCATGCCCTTCGAAGTGGCCCTGGCCATCGTCATCTTAAACGGCTTCCTCTACCTCTGGCATTCCCTGTTCGGCGACCCGGTGGTCCCCGGCTGGGTCACGCCGGCCATTCCGCTTCTGATCGCCTACTGCCTGACCTATCCCATGGGCCCGGAGCGCATGCACGCGCTGATCGCCTTCGAACTGATGCTTGGCATCTGGTGCCTCTTTCTCGGCGTCACCGGCCTTGCCCGCACGGTCATCGGGCTCATTCCCCGGGCCGTCAAATCCGGCGTCATCCTCGGCGCCGGCATCGCCGCCATCCAGCTCATCTTCAAGGAAGGCGGCAAGTTCTACACCATGCCCATCACCATCAGCGTGTGCGCCCTGGTGGCCCTTTTCATGATGTACAACCCGCTTTTCCGGGGCTGGTCCACGAAGAACGCGGCGGTCAAGCTGGCGGCCAACCTCGGCATCCTGCCGGCCATCGTGGCCGCCATCGTCATCGCCCCCCTGGTCGGCGAAGCCCCCTTCGAAATCCAGTGGGGCTTCTCCCACCCCGCCTTCACCACCCTGTGGACCGACTGGGTGCCTTGGGGAACCCTCGGCTGGCCTTCGCTTTCCATGTACCTCAAGTCCATCCCGCTGGTGCTGGCCGCCTACATCGTGATCTTCGGCGACGCCGTCCAGGCCCAGGGCATCATCCGCGACGCCGACGCCAAGCGCCCGGACGAACACGTGGACTACAACCCGGACCGGGCCCACCTGATCGTCGGCGCGCGCAACACCTTCATGTCCTTCATGGGCCCCGACGTCTCCATGTGCGGCCCCATCTGGGCGGCCATGACCGTGGTCACCTACGAACGCTGGAAAACCGGCCGCGAGAGCATGGACTCCATCTTCGGCGGCGTGGCCGCCTTCCGCTGGGGCACGTTCACGGGCTACTGGCTGCTGCCCATCGTCTCCATGACGCGCCCCATCCTGCCGGCCGCGTTGTCGTTGACCATGATCATCCAGGGCTTCGTGTCGGTCTACATCGGCGCGCGCGAGGCCAAGAGCTTAAAAGACCTCGGCATCGGCGGCATGGTCGCCGGCATCCTCATCTCCAAGGGCGCGGCCTGGGCCTTCGGGGCGGGCCTCGTGGTCTGCTTCATCATCTACGCCCTGGACTTCTTTCGCGGCGACACCACCGCCGCCCCGATCTGGGCCGAGGACCTGCAACGCGCCCTCGACGCCGAAGCCGACGAGCTGGCCGGCGAAAAATCGGTCGCCTAG
- a CDS encoding NAD-dependent succinate-semialdehyde dehydrogenase, whose amino-acid sequence MVNLKNPELFKEACLVNGQWVAAAGGATDTVTNPADGSVVGKVPQLEAGEIEDAIAAADAAWKPWAALAAPKRAAVLEKWHALILANADDLATILTTEQGKPLAEAKGEIMYAASFIKWFAEEARRVYGDVIPAPTADKRLLVLKQPVGVTAAITPWNFPAAMITRKAGPALAAGCAMIVRPAAKTPFTALALGVLAEQAGVPAGVLQVVTGKSSLIGKALTDSPVVRKLSFTGSTEVGRKLMAQCAPTIKRLSLELGGNAPFIVFDDADLEQAVAGAIASKYRNAGQTCVCANRLYVQSGIHDAFAARLAEAVAAMPVGPGTQPGVQIGPLIDLNAMEKVESHIADALGKGAKVVLGGKRHALGGQFFEPTILSGVTSEMRVAREETFGPLAPIFRFETEEEVIAAANNTEYGLAAYFYTENASRVWRVAEALEYGLVGHNTGLVSNEVAPFGGMKQSGIGREGSKYGIDEYLEIKYVCSYIG is encoded by the coding sequence ATGGTGAATCTGAAAAACCCGGAACTGTTCAAGGAAGCCTGCCTGGTGAACGGCCAATGGGTGGCGGCGGCGGGCGGCGCGACCGACACCGTCACCAACCCGGCCGACGGCAGCGTGGTCGGCAAAGTGCCCCAGCTCGAGGCGGGAGAAATCGAAGACGCGATCGCCGCCGCCGACGCGGCCTGGAAACCCTGGGCCGCCCTGGCCGCGCCCAAGCGCGCGGCGGTGCTGGAGAAGTGGCACGCCCTGATCCTGGCCAATGCCGATGATCTGGCCACCATCCTGACCACCGAGCAGGGCAAGCCCCTGGCCGAGGCCAAGGGCGAGATCATGTACGCGGCGTCTTTCATCAAATGGTTCGCCGAGGAAGCCCGCCGCGTCTACGGCGACGTGATTCCCGCGCCGACCGCCGACAAGCGGCTGCTCGTGCTCAAGCAGCCGGTCGGCGTCACCGCCGCCATCACCCCCTGGAACTTCCCGGCCGCCATGATCACGAGAAAGGCCGGTCCGGCGCTGGCCGCCGGTTGCGCCATGATCGTGCGCCCGGCCGCCAAGACGCCTTTTACCGCCCTGGCCCTTGGCGTGCTGGCCGAGCAGGCCGGGGTGCCGGCCGGCGTGCTCCAGGTTGTCACCGGCAAATCGAGCCTCATCGGCAAGGCGCTGACCGACAGCCCCGTCGTGCGCAAACTGTCCTTTACCGGCTCGACCGAGGTCGGGCGCAAGCTCATGGCCCAGTGCGCGCCGACCATCAAGCGCCTCTCCCTGGAACTCGGCGGCAACGCGCCCTTTATCGTCTTCGACGACGCCGACCTGGAACAGGCCGTGGCCGGGGCCATCGCCTCCAAATACCGCAACGCCGGCCAGACCTGTGTGTGCGCCAACCGCCTCTACGTCCAGTCCGGCATCCACGACGCCTTTGCCGCGCGCCTGGCCGAGGCCGTGGCCGCCATGCCCGTGGGCCCGGGTACCCAGCCCGGCGTGCAGATCGGTCCGCTGATCGACTTAAACGCCATGGAAAAGGTGGAAAGCCACATCGCCGATGCGCTGGGCAAAGGCGCTAAGGTGGTGCTCGGCGGCAAACGCCATGCCCTGGGCGGCCAGTTCTTCGAACCGACCATCCTGTCGGGCGTGACAAGCGAAATGCGCGTGGCCCGGGAGGAAACCTTCGGTCCCCTGGCCCCGATCTTCCGCTTCGAAACCGAGGAAGAGGTGATCGCCGCGGCCAACAATACCGAATACGGCCTGGCCGCCTACTTCTATACGGAAAACGCCAGCCGGGTCTGGCGGGTGGCCGAGGCGCTGGAATACGGCCTCGTCGGCCACAATACCGGACTCGTGTCCAACGAAGTCGCCCCCTTCGGCGGCATGAAACAGTCCGGTATCGGCCGTGAAGGCTCCAAATACGGCATCGACGAATACCTCGAGATCAAATACGTCTGCTCGTATATTGGATAA
- a CDS encoding N-acyl homoserine lactonase family protein yields the protein MKMYMFEAGVLKSKQQYFTLNKGIDKDFDVPVPFALIDHPKGKVLFDTGNALETVHHKEEHWGSILAAYDPVMTEDQWCANAIKKVGCAPEDISYVILSHLHLDHAGGVGHFPNAKYIVQRDELHFAYVPDPYMKAAYIRKDFDKDVPWVILEGWRDDGFDLFGDKAITIHFTPGHTPGHQSILVNLEKSGPTFLAADSCYTTDNLQNGTLPGLMWNAGETVRSVERMRLLQDAHGVTIMTGHDPEAWKSVKQAPAYYD from the coding sequence ATGAAAATGTACATGTTCGAAGCGGGCGTCCTCAAAAGCAAACAACAGTACTTCACCCTGAACAAAGGGATAGACAAGGATTTCGATGTCCCCGTGCCTTTCGCGCTCATCGACCATCCCAAGGGCAAGGTGCTTTTCGACACGGGCAACGCCCTCGAGACCGTCCACCACAAGGAGGAACACTGGGGCTCCATCCTGGCCGCCTACGATCCGGTCATGACCGAGGACCAGTGGTGCGCCAACGCCATCAAAAAGGTCGGCTGCGCCCCGGAAGATATCAGCTACGTCATCCTTTCCCACCTGCACCTCGACCACGCCGGCGGCGTGGGCCATTTCCCCAACGCCAAATACATCGTCCAGCGCGACGAACTCCACTTCGCCTATGTGCCCGATCCGTACATGAAGGCCGCCTACATCCGGAAGGACTTCGACAAGGACGTGCCCTGGGTGATCCTCGAAGGCTGGCGCGACGACGGGTTCGACCTGTTCGGCGACAAGGCCATCACCATCCACTTCACCCCCGGCCACACCCCCGGCCACCAGTCCATCCTCGTCAATCTGGAAAAAAGCGGCCCCACCTTCCTGGCCGCCGATTCCTGCTACACCACCGACAACCTGCAAAACGGCACCCTGCCCGGGCTCATGTGGAACGCCGGCGAGACCGTGCGCAGCGTCGAACGCATGCGCCTGCTCCAGGACGCCCACGGCGTGACCATCATGACCGGCCACGACCCCGAAGCCTGGAAATCCGTCAAGCAGGCCCCGGCCTACTACGACTGA
- a CDS encoding iron-containing alcohol dehydrogenase, with amino-acid sequence MHQEIFATTPRIILGTGTIARVGEEVRRLGKTSVCIITDPGVAASGIVERVEGLLDAAGLAHVRFDKVEADPRYEIVEDALAAAKGAKADCIIGIGGGSSLDMAKITAVMAVNEGPVGKYFGTDLIPVPGLKTILIPTTAGTGSEVTPIVILSDHHEKLKKGIVSPYIFPAVALLDAELTIGLPPKVTAPTGMDALIHALEAYTSINATPMTDLLAKEAIHLIYNNIRAAYAKGDNLPARENMLRGAMLAGMAFANAGVTAVHAFAYPIGAEFHIPHGIANTIMLVPVMRFNQTGNLGRFAELAAFLGQPVAGLSLRQAAASAVTALTELAEDLAVPQHLAAYGVTEEHVPTLAASVMLVTRLLANNPRHMTQEDAEVIYRQAL; translated from the coding sequence ATGCATCAGGAGATCTTCGCCACGACCCCGCGCATCATCCTGGGAACCGGAACCATCGCCCGCGTGGGCGAGGAGGTCCGCCGCCTCGGCAAAACGTCCGTGTGCATCATCACTGACCCGGGCGTGGCCGCGTCGGGCATTGTGGAACGTGTGGAAGGATTGCTCGATGCGGCCGGCCTGGCCCATGTCCGTTTCGACAAGGTGGAGGCCGATCCGCGTTACGAGATCGTGGAGGATGCCCTGGCCGCGGCCAAGGGGGCCAAGGCGGATTGCATTATCGGCATCGGCGGCGGCTCGTCGCTGGACATGGCCAAGATCACGGCCGTCATGGCCGTAAACGAAGGTCCGGTGGGCAAATACTTCGGCACGGACCTGATCCCCGTCCCCGGGCTCAAGACCATCCTCATTCCCACCACGGCCGGCACCGGCAGCGAGGTGACGCCCATCGTCATCCTCTCGGACCACCACGAAAAGCTCAAAAAGGGCATTGTAAGCCCATACATCTTCCCGGCCGTGGCCCTGCTCGACGCCGAACTGACCATCGGACTGCCGCCCAAAGTCACGGCCCCGACCGGCATGGACGCGCTCATCCATGCCCTGGAGGCCTACACCTCCATCAACGCCACGCCCATGACGGACCTGCTGGCCAAGGAAGCCATCCATCTGATCTACAACAACATCCGCGCCGCCTACGCCAAGGGCGACAATCTGCCCGCCCGGGAAAACATGCTGCGCGGGGCCATGCTGGCCGGCATGGCCTTCGCCAACGCCGGGGTCACGGCCGTGCACGCCTTTGCCTACCCCATCGGCGCCGAGTTCCACATCCCCCACGGCATCGCCAACACCATCATGCTGGTGCCGGTGATGCGCTTCAACCAGACCGGCAACCTCGGGCGCTTCGCCGAGCTGGCCGCCTTCCTGGGCCAGCCGGTTGCGGGCCTGAGCCTGCGCCAGGCCGCCGCCAGCGCGGTCACGGCCCTGACCGAACTGGCCGAGGACCTGGCCGTGCCCCAGCATCTGGCCGCCTACGGCGTCACCGAGGAGCACGTGCCGACGCTGGCCGCCAGCGTCATGCTGGTGACGCGGCTTCTGGCCAACAACCCGCGCCACATGACCCAGGAAGACGCCGAGGTCATCTACCGGCAGGCCCTGTAA